The DNA region aacaaattaataatgtttataagcCGACCGCCACAAGAGAACCATAAAACTACGTCACTTTCGAAGAATGCTGAAAGCGGCTGCGGGCCCGCGTTTATGGCCCAATTGTTCTAATTAGAGCATcgtctaaatttaatcaattagatCATACGATCGGCCAGGCCGCTCCGTGACATTAGCTCGGAAGAGCGTTTCGCAAGCGGTTCGCGATGCCGTTGCATGGGTGGCTTCGCCGATGCAATTGTATCCGAGAGCGAGGGTGGTCTCGGAATTTTAACGGTCCAGAAATTATTACTTCTTTTATGTGTCCGTGATTTTTCTTCCCTCCCTCCTTCCACGGACGAACGTTTCCATTAATTGTTCCCCCACGGACGTTAATCAATTGGGCCcaacttaatttaatcttcGTATGATGCACAACGCCAGAAAAAAGccctaaatattaaagatgCCACCCCGTTTTGACAGTTGTACAGGCATAAATTTTGTCTTAAGACGGAAGACGCACATGGAGTGTTTAACttgtcttaataaattttatgcgcTCACCTTCCTTGGTGTTTATTAATAGCGTCTgataattattcttaataatgaggacttttattattttatttaatctaactCTATTTACCTACATTAGGAAATGGACTAATGTCTGAacctgaaacaataaaatattctattattaaaatcctatattaaacatttaattttacttaatacttataaatttatattcaattacatATGTTTCAAACCCCGGTACACCAAGATCtgataaatacttaaaatattacgatagaaaaaataaaatagacgaaaatttcttctttctttcttATTCACTGaagctttaatatattttttccattttcatcATATCTTGGTGAAACTTTTCACCTTGTACATTGATTTGACCATCGATATTTTCTAAGAAgaaaaccaaatattttaagagaaaattaatcttaaatgtctcatttaaatctgaaaatcgatattgtatattttgatatgAATATGTCTTAGTATTAAAACACTGCGACTCCTGCATACCAATTACGTTGTACATTGATCTAATTGGAACATTTGTATTGTCCCAAAAGCTCATAGGAATGCTCCTAAATGAACTGCTtccaaatattcattaaatacatttgtcatacaatgtaattaatgattcgaagatatttttaaatatttacttcaatTAGTTTCAATTAGTTTACATGAATGACAATTATCGAGATTTAGGAACCAACTTATACATTGGTTTCTTCTTTCTATCTAtaagattttcatttttcatccaTCCATCATCTTCGTCTCTTGAGATTTACAAAGTTTGTATGAATAAACTACTgaataaatgtgtaaaattgaGGATCCtggaattataaatgtttatgtacTTTAATATAGAATGTgttgaaaattgtgaaaattgtATGAAATGCAAGTTTCATCGGTTGTAATTCAGCCAGTTTGCTTTTAATAGAAACGAATTATGTACCGTTggatgtataatttaatggcCTTTctcatgaaatattattcatgtCAACCGGACTTACCATTAATTGTGTATACCGTTTTAAGtgaaatgatgaaaaatttaaatttgccttCATCTAGGTGAAATTACCCAAAACAAATGCATATTTCAAAAGTGGTTATTTGCAAATCAGTGTTATCATCCTATTAGCAGGAATCAGAATTTTAAACACAGAAAGAACCGGCTTGTTATTAtccgaaaaaaaaatttatttgaacacgTAAACCGTTTACCACCGACTACATTTAGAAAGTTACATTGGCATAAACGAGTTCCGCAGttaatgcaataaaaatgaaacactCCAAACTTTATATGCGTCGAAATCGAATGGGGAGGGAGAGAGAGCAAACGTAAATTCACAAACATTTCGGTTTGCCGATTGCGTCAAGTTTTCGGATCGAGTGTTCGAACGCGAAAGTTGGACGGACGaaaagtttttctttttttctttttttttttgctcgGCATTTTGGAGACCCATTGTCTTACACTTTTCAGTTGGTAACTTTCACCACTTGACTGAAAAACTCAAACATCCTCGAGCGCGGGCTGAAAAAACGGTTTCAGGGTCACTTCAGGACTCGGCGAAAAAATTACGGGGCTGTTATCCTTTAATATGGAGGCACTTGAGGGGGAAGCACCGAACGTCCGTATAATCTGACCATCAAATTATACGATGTTATACAAGTTATTTTGGACTTGATCgaatttacaataatggcGGATGCGCCGGTTTAATAATTCACTGCGCATTTTCTCTTATACGGATGTTTCGTAATTAATAGCGAGTccggttaaaaattaaaatatcgataACTATGATATTCCAACTACATCAAAggtgaattaatatttcacaaagTCTTTgtggtattaattataaacagagATATATATTCAATGTATTAAATTGGAACTTTgacagaaattaattattatatttatcacgaagcaaattgaataaaattatcttcactagattaattaaaaacatattctcattttacaaaataattttaatttgaaatataaaacaatattgttgtattttagttacagtaaattattgttgtcaaataacaaaatatttctagtataataaaatttaacataattcatcaaaaatatatatctttttaaatgaaCAGAGTCAAGCGTTTAGGGaacacctaaatatttttaaattattgaaataaaacaaaaactaatgtgaaaatatgatgaattaaataaaagtgttttttactaattaaataaaaatattttgtaaccccttcaaaaattaaaataataacatccaccaaatatccaaatatttattattatgttatttataatgattatgccatatttattttttttattaaaaacttataccCAGATGGACCCCTTTTGTTGATTATGACTGTCCTACATCGATTTGACGTACTCAATATCAGCCTATTGTGTAGGTTTTGATCCATATGTTGCCACAGCCTCTGTAACGTCAAAATTATCTGCTGCTGGTCTCCAAAAAAGTCTTCTTTTCATAGTATCCCATAGTTTTTCTATTGGATTAAGTTTTGAGAATTTGCGAGGCAAGATAAATCGCTTATTTCATTCTCTTCGAATGCAGCTCGAGTGATCAGCGTAGTAGCTCAGCGTTATCCTGCTGGAAAATGGAATTTCGGCCCATATTGGTTAAATAGGGTAACACAATgggtaaaaatatgttatcgCAATATCGAACTACGTCCAAAGTGGTTTCCACTAAAAAGAGCTCGGTTCTTCCGCCAGTATTAATTCCTCCCAAAAATATCAATGAATCTCCACCAAAATTCACCACCTCACAAGCATGTTGTAGTCGTGCTTGGTTTCCAGGTTCCCTCCAGATACGTATCCTTCCAGAATTTGGGTGGTGGCAAAATTTTGACTCATCAGAAAAGAGAATGTGGCTCCGATCATCAGGACGCCACCAGGACCCCAATAAAGATGTTCTTGTGTCCAGGGTACCCTTAAAGGTTGTCTCTGAAATAGACCTTGCTCTCGGTCACGATTTCTGGCGGTTTGAGCTGATACAATCACATCGTGGGTCCTAAGAAGCTCTTGTCTTAGCTCGAGAGCTGTTTTTTCTGGGTGTTTCCGAGCTTGCAAAAGCAAAAACCAGTCTTGTACGAGGGTAGTTATCCTACTGCGGCCTAGATGTCTTTCTTTTAAGTGATTATGCTCATTCTCCACAATCTGCTTAACACTCATGGATGTGTCTGTAATtgctcttaatttttgtttgtcacTTAGATCGTGACTTTccataataaaagtatttttataaaaatttggtgAATATTGGGTCATAACAGAAGATATACTAAATGGCACTGTTTACCGGGTATCCATAAATGcgatattgttataataaatcgACTACTGGATTTATGTggtatgttaaattaataaattaaaaatatatatattttctgacaattttcttattcagttttataataaacgagtatttgaattatgagacaatttaaatataattgttaaaagaaaaaattagaaaacagaaacattttcttattttataaaacaactttaataacaaattattaataaattaattccaaaatttaacgaaattattttattcagattatactaaattattgtatcaaaatatttcttgaaaataaaaatataattcaatttatcgacaacattttaattgaagtgaatttgatgtttttctcattgaaataaataataaatagaacgttttttaaggtaaattaaattaaaacgtcacaacaagataaatttgttttataaataaatattaattggaaaaatacaccaataatgatttattttaatcattcacCTAGTGTGATAAAATATCAGATGtagattaaatatgtaaagcaattcatcaaaaatattcattaaagtgTATTTAACTAGTTTCCCGTTCAAGTCATTAATAAACTGGGCATTTGAATATGGCGTCATCCGAATGTGGCTAATCACCGAAATTAGTGAATTGAAAACAGTAATATGCACACTGATTCgcgacaaattataattatatttcatttatcccAATTTGACTGTATCGCGTTCAAATTACGACCAAATTAACGTACAAGTTTACTGTTTGAATTACAGGTGCGATCACGTCGAATTACGagcaatttaattacaacaaaagCGATTTACATTCATCATTCCCATTGTCTAAAcgctaattaattgtttttaaacgtTGACTAACCGAATTTAGTGCGCAAACCCATTCGACGGCTGTGCACAAAATCAAATCCTTCATTAATGCAATCAGCAAATTGAATCAACGCCGTGTCATTTCTGTGATCTGAGACATCGCGGAGGGCACGCGGCGACGTTACACCGCCCCAATTCGATTCGAATTCGTTATTAAAGTTAGACAATCGATGCAGAATCCTAATTAATCCGTTTATGACATGTACAAGTCACAGTTTCGGTTCGGGCGTGTTCGAtgtgtaaatttaaactgaaattataCAGTCCGATATATACTAGGATGCTGGGGGTGGATTCAATTTGCCGGCATTAATATTGTGCGGGGCATATTTTTGGGCACAATGCGTGAAATTCTTTTGGTTATTATGCAAATTGCCGCGTGGCAAAGCGCAATTTCAGACGCGAAACAAAATCGAATGAATGTTCGACGAACAATGTGTAATTACTCTAATAAAACAAGAGGAAAAAAAGATTGGATTAACACACGTGTTTTgcaactttaatttgtttggtgTCAGATCTGGGAAAGAGAAGGGAATTGTGGTGTAGTGTCCataattttctcattttactaagcaatttttggaaaacatttgaacttttaaatcagtaattacattacaaaattatttaatattaaaaaaaaaaacagattgTTAAGTGCAACATTTTTCAATCAGTACTTGATCACATGGTTGGTTCCTCTTTGTTCTACGAACAGCTTCCATGacatacaaaaaattagtgaacgaataaattcttgatcTATAGCTCACTGGTTTCGAGTGTAAATTTTCTCTTTGAAGATGGTCCCAAACTTGTTCAATGGAACTGCAGTTTGGTGGAAAACGTATCCTGTTTCTAAGTCCAGCTTCACACAACCTTCTTCTTATCGTGGACTTACAGCTATAACTATAAAATGTAAAGAGTGTGTGATTTCACCAAGCAAAAAGAATCACAAAACTGTCCTGTCTTCTGGTCATAGCTCGTTGTCGACCGCAGTGGACGTATATTATACTTTGTGAGACATTACacatatagaatatattatatgttattgATTCAGATAGTCAtggtctaaaattaaaataaaagcgaTAAAATCTTCATAAAAAAGTCTACTTTAATGTTTAACGGTGCTAAACAACAGACAAATTTAGAATGAACCGAATAAAATCTATCAAAATCCACAAAATACgttttctgaaaataaaaattttacaagaaatagataaataaaaataaaataaataatttttatgtttatgtttatataatacatatagaaagtaaaaaaaatagtggagctacaaatatttgaataacattactggtcaaaataaaacatttttaggtACTCCAAGGCATGTGTTTCTctcatgtaataaaatttaaatttctcatgTTTGTACTGCTTAAATATTTCGATTATCTGTGTTACTGTTGGTAGTTCCGTAAACATTACTTGACAGTTTGGACAATTCacaagaaaaatacaaaatgccataaatacttccattttttattttcataaatcatgttatattttagtttattgtattttttacaatttgctaCAACCCCTGCACCCCTCACTCTAATTAGTCGTCGGTCCGCCATGGATTTTTTTGTAGAAACGTTCCAAGCTCATTATATTCTGATAAACGTTACCATATCCGTATTGATACTGGAGATGTCCCTGTTCATAGAAATTGTCCACGAATCTGGACCGCCAGGACCATACCTGTCGAAAATGAAGAAATGCGACTTCACACTGTACGAACTGAAGAAGTACAACGGGGTACGTAGGCAACGTATTCTCATGGCCGTGGACGGTCAAGTGTTGGACGTAACAAAAGACATCAATCTCTACGGACCGTGTGGCCCGTACGAGTCGTTCGCCGACAGAGATGCCAGCAGAAGCTTCGTCACTTTCAACACCCTCAACGTCAAGTGGGGCGAGTACGACGATCCTTCCCAAAACATCATTCACCACCTCACGAGCATATTGTAGCTGCTCTTGGTTTCCAGACTCTCTCCACATACGTATCCTTGGTGGCAGCAAAATCTTGACTCATCGGAAAAGAAAATACGACTCCAATCATCGGGACCCCAATTAAGATGTTCTTGTGCACAAGCTAAACGGGCAGTACGATTTTCAAGGAGCAATCGAAATACCTAATAGTAGACTCTCTGACACCGTTTCTGGTGGTTTGGGCTGACACGGTCACATCGTGGGTGTCAAGAAGTCCTTGTCTTAACATGGGAGCTGTTTTTTCTGGGTGTTGCGAGCTTGCAAAAGCAAAAAGAGGTCTTTTACCGAGGTAGTTATCCTACTGCGGCCTTTCTTTTATATGGTTATactcatatatatataacatctCCACAATTTGCTTATAACACTCACAGATGTGTCCATTTGACGAGTCACTTCACGTGGTGATGATCCACCCTCTATCATCCCaattgcttttaatttttatttgttactaaGATAGTACCtttccataataataaaagtattttaaaaaaataatgaatattgggTTAATAACCCAAGATATACTAAATTGCCCCGTTTGAGGGTACCcagaaatatgataaatagtaaaaaaatattattacattgtttTGCATTACACATTAAGAaaatgtgttataaaatgtgttcttttatttttagttgcgttattttattatttataagctATGTTAAAATGGAgttgtaaatattcaaataatattagtaaacaTGTTGAATATACTTTCAAATCTATTTAATCtggtgtaaataaaattttcagcaCCAGATAAATTTGTAAGAAACACATtttctgattttattaaacaacataaCCAAAGACAAACGATCGAATTAACATAGGTGTTTTGTAACTAATTTGTTTGGTGTCAGACCTATAGTGGAAGACAATATTGTGGCGCCGCCGTACATGATGGTTATTGCTTGTCACAAATCAACTTGAGTCATCTCGCATTTAGGATGGATTCGAGTTTATTAAATAGCATCAAATTTACGAGCCTGTTAATGAACCGGTGACGCAGAAATAAACTTGTACGGATCGAAATAAACGCAGCTAAAACGCCAGCTTTGAAATAAAGTTACTGCAACAAAAAGAATCCTCAGGTacgagagaaaaaaaaaacatacacAAAAGACTGTAGTAATGAACATCCATAATGAAAACTCCAGACTTCCTCTCGAGACTATACAACAATAACCTGCATATTCCTTTAAGATGCTCTTGAGAAATTGTTTGATGTAAGTTTCTTTTCAACAAATTCTTACAACGTAAATAATCCGATGTTTGCCGTAGGAGTACAATTGCCCGAACACAATTTCGCTCTTTAACTTCGACTCAGAGATTGACACACGTTGCGTATTGTTCAGGTGCAAATTTCAGTTCAGTTTACCGCCCCGccgaaattttttatcattgttCGAAAGTTAAAGACGCAATGACTACCATTGTCATCATATTGCTGAACTTTGGCAAGAAGTTGTCGGGAGAGTTTTGGGAACACAATTCCGCACAGCCAAGCAAACTAATTTCGTCCGGATCTTGTTTTGCAACTTTCCGGATTCTATAATATCACGTCAGATAAGAAGCGACGGTTTCAAATTTCTGGAATTAAACGTCTTTGTAGTTGCGTTCGGAACGGCGGGGATTTATGATTTGCGGTAAATCCGGGACTGATAAGTTTGCCGAGTAAAAAATGTATGCGAGGCACGCGCtttgttgtgtttaattttaatattggaaaaGCGTTTTCCcaggaaatttaaataaaatatccttCCCGTGGAAGTGAACACTCTCGTCTTGTTTTCAGGAAAACATTGCAACGGCTCTGCGTGAATTATTCATGCCACGTAATAAACCATATAATGGTATTAtgcgaaattttataatatgttgtgtgtgtgtgtgtgttttttttttaaatggctTTAACATGTCAATAAAACAATCAGTTAGCTCGGCATAAGCAAACACGACAAAAATACAatcaaatatcaataaatgcaTATCCACTCGTCGTtcagttcaaattaatttaaatacaaatacaaatcaAAAGCAATTAATCAAAACGCCGATTCAATAAAATCGAACGTTGATGAATGCAATGGTCCGTCGATTAAGCACGGATTGATAACTGCATAAGCCgaatttgtgtaaaatataCTCAGTGACATTGAAAGTGACACACACTTTTATTCTACAGTTTTTATGTGTGTTAAATTCGTATAACGCAGTCAATGTTCAGATGAACTGACTGATAAACGACGaatttttggtttaaaagaTGCAGATCTTGTCGGAAATTGGTAATCGGATGAATGGAACCGAAGAACTGTTTGAAATTGTAGAAGAGAGTGGTCTGAGACTTCTAATAGATTCAAGAAGACGTCCAACGACAATCGAATGTTAAGACCAACGCCTTAGGGTCCTAACTCTATGATATATAACCACTTGAGCAATTGCTAATTAGTGGTTTAGAGAAAACCTTTTGGAATTCAATTGAAGTACTTTGGATGACAATAATTTTGGGATGTGGAACGGAACGAATTCGTCTTCAATGATAAAATTCTTGTTTGCTCTTGAAAAGGTACCTAAAATTCATCCCCCTAAACCAAAATaccctttaatatttaaaggatttttttcatttgtatctTGTAACACGTGGTTTGAAGAAGATGGTCAACTTCAGCTCTCCGAGATCATTCTGTGACAACTTCCGCCAATGCCAATCAATAGTTTACAGAAGAAGGAAGGTTTATCAAAGACTGAAGTGGTGTAATGAGGGACAGTATTGAGATGTGGAACGGAATGAAGTAGTCTTCTGTGATGAGACTCAATTTTGTATGGCAATGGATGACGGGGTACGTGTCACAAAGCCTTTCTATAGAACTCTTCAAAATCTAACTTAGCAATTGGATAATGTCCGATGTGACAAAACGCATCTTCGAGAAAGGTAAagtctatatttttttgaagaaaGGTGTCTTTAAGCTATATTGAATAGCTGGTTATGGTTTGGTGTGCCATTTCCTATGGAAATTGGTCATACGTAATCCATTCAAGAATACATCCAGAAAATTATGGAACCACATTTCCTCCAATTTCATAGGACACTTCAAAATCCATTTGGATAATACCCGACGAGACATAAGGCACTGTGGGGGAAtctttttgtataaatgtttttatatccaATAGATGGAGTTATTATTTGATGTGCCATTATGTATGGTCACTTGTATCTTAGAGGTAATTTGACAGCTCAGCGATTCATTCAGGAAATTATAGAACTTCAAAATCGAGTATCCCAACAGGATAATACCTAGTTCCATATTGCGAGAGATactttgaattatttccgACATTgcgatataaattttttacaatggcCATTAGGATCTccggatttattaaaaattaaactcgcATGGGACGTTCTAAGCGGACTTTGGAAGTTCAGCTATTCCTTTGGCGAAGCTTCAGTGTCAAGTAGAATTATTGTCCAGGTGAGTCCGTGAGTGTCTGGATCAATCTCATCACTACCATCATCATCATACacattagtaattaaaaacaaattatactaATCTCTATTATCCCAAACTCTACACTAAAAACCAAACAAATCTCACCACTggatttatctatttattttctatgccaTTGAGTGTACAAATCGTTAAATAACGGTAGAAAATTTGCAACTgtgattatttgatttaacgGTTTAAATCTTGCGTGgcaaaaaaacaaacaacagcCCGGCAAAACTAAACAGAACTCTAATAATTCCGATAAAACCCAGAGTGCATTAGCATATTGCGAAACTTTCAGTCATTACAAAGTTTCGGTCGGAATGGCTTTAGGGCCAACATAAACGATGTTTTGCAAGTCGCGAATTTGAAATATCGATGCAATACGTTACGCTCGCCCCGTTTTTATTGCCAATGGAAAACGGTCGCTTTAAGTAAAGACAGTTTCCCGAAGTGTCcggaagaaaatttaaagtgtgCAACTCCTGACATTGGCCTGTTTATACTGTTGCTCGtcgagttttttttttttccttcgtTTTGATGTATCGTCGAAACATCGATACTTCCGAACGATTATGTAAACAATGCAGCGTGACGACGACTttccaaaattgaaaaatagatTGCGTTATACTGATAGAATTTAATGCAGCAAAGTTTAGACGCAAAGTTAGCGGTTACGTGCGCGGAATA from Aethina tumida isolate Nest 87 chromosome 1, icAetTumi1.1, whole genome shotgun sequence includes:
- the LOC126265709 gene encoding membrane-associated progesterone receptor component 1-like; amino-acid sequence: MDFFVETFQAHYILINVTISVLILEMSLFIEIVHESGPPGPYLSKMKKCDFTLYELKKYNGVRRQRILMAVDGQVLDVTKDINLYGPCGPYESFADRDASRSFVTFNTLNVKWGEYDDPSQNIIHHLTSIL